One genomic window of Sodaliphilus pleomorphus includes the following:
- a CDS encoding MFS transporter, translating into MKYELRENQGIPAPLLALMAVATGLSVANCYYNQPLLGSMAKDFAVSDFSASMVATLTQIGYVTGLVFVIPLGDWVSRKRLILTNYIVSSCALLAIAFAPNIYWVWGASLLAGASSVMPQFFIPLVSYNSAPDHKVRNVGIIQSCLLIGILGSRVFSGFLADIWGWRSVYFVACMFMLGCFLMIHKMLPMLPARSRESYAGLMKSLLRLLIKYPYLRIASLRAALAYGSFFALWSCLAFRMKQEPFFASDDIIGALGLCGLAGASTVVFISGYVQKYGARFFSIVGGCVILFAWLLAFWGNDSYLWMIIAILLIDAGMQCIHLSNQTSVVALDASAINRINTVYMTIYFLGGSAGTFVSGLSWQHYGWTGVVGVGIAFAMASLLVNCFKPQRHKDGY; encoded by the coding sequence ATGAAGTATGAATTGAGGGAGAACCAAGGCATTCCGGCGCCTCTGCTGGCTCTGATGGCAGTTGCTACCGGGCTTTCCGTTGCCAACTGCTATTATAACCAGCCTCTGTTGGGCAGCATGGCTAAGGATTTTGCGGTTAGCGACTTTTCCGCCAGCATGGTGGCGACATTGACCCAGATAGGCTATGTGACCGGACTTGTGTTTGTCATCCCGCTTGGTGATTGGGTCTCACGAAAGAGACTGATATTGACCAATTACATCGTTTCTTCGTGTGCCTTGCTTGCCATAGCATTCGCCCCGAACATCTACTGGGTGTGGGGCGCATCTTTGCTTGCCGGGGCATCTTCGGTCATGCCGCAGTTCTTCATTCCTTTGGTGTCGTATAATTCAGCTCCAGACCACAAGGTGCGCAACGTGGGGATTATACAGTCCTGTTTGCTCATAGGCATTCTTGGGTCACGGGTATTCAGTGGTTTTCTCGCCGATATATGGGGATGGCGTTCTGTCTATTTTGTGGCTTGCATGTTTATGCTCGGTTGTTTTCTGATGATTCACAAAATGCTGCCCATGTTGCCTGCCCGTTCACGAGAAAGTTATGCAGGGCTGATGAAATCCTTGTTGCGTCTGCTTATCAAATACCCGTACTTGCGTATCGCGTCGTTGAGGGCGGCATTGGCTTATGGCTCTTTCTTTGCCTTGTGGAGTTGCCTTGCTTTCCGAATGAAGCAAGAGCCTTTCTTTGCAAGCGACGATATTATCGGAGCACTCGGTTTGTGTGGACTGGCAGGTGCATCCACGGTGGTTTTCATCAGCGGCTACGTCCAAAAGTACGGTGCGAGGTTCTTCTCCATTGTCGGAGGATGCGTCATCTTGTTTGCATGGTTGTTGGCATTTTGGGGAAATGACAGTTACTTGTGGATGATAATCGCCATCCTCTTGATTGACGCCGGTATGCAATGCATCCATTTGTCGAATCAGACCAGCGTAGTCGCCCTTGACGCATCTGCCATCAATCGTATCAATACCGTTTATATGACCATTTACTTTTTGGGTGGTTCTGCCGGTACATTCGTTTCCGGTCTGTCTTGGCAGCATTACGGGTGGACAGGTGTGGTGGGGGTAGGAATTGCCTTTGCCATGGCTTCCTTGCTCGTAAACTGTTTCAAGCCCCAACGACATAAGGATGGATACTAA
- a CDS encoding NimIJ family nitroimidazole resistance protein → MEQFRPMRRKRQQLSEEESIRILQKSTAGTLALLGDNDYPYAVPISYIYNKGKLYFHSALSGHKVDAIRRSDKASFCVIEQDDVQPEKYTTFFRSVIAFGRIHIIEDEAQKQETARMLGDRYNPNQEEALQKELENGLSRMLMICFDIEHLTGKEAIELVRMHQKQ, encoded by the coding sequence ATAGAACAATTTCGCCCAATGAGGCGCAAACGCCAACAGCTTTCGGAAGAGGAAAGCATCAGAATACTACAGAAATCCACGGCTGGGACTTTGGCTTTGCTGGGAGACAACGATTATCCGTATGCCGTCCCAATCAGTTATATCTATAACAAAGGAAAACTTTATTTCCACAGCGCATTGAGTGGTCACAAGGTCGATGCCATTCGCAGAAGCGATAAGGCTTCGTTCTGTGTCATCGAACAAGACGATGTGCAACCAGAGAAGTACACCACCTTCTTCCGTAGTGTGATAGCATTTGGCAGAATCCACATCATCGAGGATGAAGCCCAGAAGCAGGAAACAGCCAGAATGCTTGGCGACAGGTATAATCCCAACCAAGAGGAAGCTTTGCAGAAAGAGTTGGAAAACGGTCTGTCTCGGATGTTGATGATATGTTTCGACATAGAGCACCTTACGGGCAAGGAGGCAATAGAATTAGTAAGAATGCATCAAAAACAATAG
- a CDS encoding phage holin family protein gives MIDNEYKQLWQQVKNHISLQLQYSKLTLAEKLTLLASRLILVMVAIMLGASVMLILSGALIVALAAVVGETWIACLIVAAIYLVLLLLVFAYRHSLIIDPVTRFITKLLLGNDDNNATQSPTE, from the coding sequence ATGATTGACAATGAATATAAACAACTGTGGCAACAGGTGAAAAACCACATCTCGTTGCAGTTGCAGTACTCAAAGCTCACCTTGGCCGAGAAACTCACCTTGCTGGCGTCGAGGCTGATACTGGTGATGGTTGCGATCATGCTTGGCGCCTCTGTGATGCTGATACTGTCGGGAGCCTTGATCGTTGCCCTTGCAGCAGTTGTGGGGGAGACATGGATTGCTTGCTTGATTGTGGCCGCAATCTATCTTGTCTTGCTTCTCCTTGTTTTTGCATACAGGCATAGTCTCATCATCGATCCGGTGACAAGATTTATTACTAAGCTTCTTTTAGGTAACGACGACAATAACGCCACACAAAGTCCAACAGAATGA
- a CDS encoding YtxH domain-containing protein, producing MKYILYSFLGGAVVGASIAILFAPAKGEDTRKRIKDLLKKKGIDFTDDEVERLVDQISAQIEQ from the coding sequence ATGAAGTATATCTTATATTCTTTCTTGGGAGGTGCCGTTGTGGGTGCAAGTATCGCAATACTCTTTGCCCCCGCCAAGGGTGAGGACACGCGCAAGCGCATTAAGGACCTGCTGAAGAAAAAAGGGATTGATTTCACCGACGACGAGGTGGAGCGTCTGGTGGATCAAATCAGCGCGCAAATCGAGCAATAG
- a CDS encoding YtxH domain-containing protein encodes MKPINIIMAVIGGAIAGAAVGLLFAPEKGNVTRQKIVDALKRKGVKLDPDKIDELADDITKELEK; translated from the coding sequence ATGAAACCTATCAACATTATTATGGCAGTCATTGGCGGTGCAATTGCTGGTGCTGCAGTGGGGTTGCTTTTTGCTCCTGAAAAAGGCAATGTTACCCGGCAAAAGATTGTGGATGCCCTGAAGAGAAAAGGGGTGAAGCTTGATCCCGACAAGATCGACGAGCTGGCCGACGACATCACAAAGGAACTTGAAAAATAA